GGTCGGCGCAACGCGGACTCGACTTCAGCTCGCCGTTCGACATCGTCTGCGGTGTCGACGAAGCGGGGCGCGGCCCGCTCGCGGGGCCGGTCGTGGCCGCCGCCGTGATCTTCGATCCGGCGAAGCCGCGCATCAACGGGCTGGACGATTCGAAAGCCTTGTCCGCCAAGAAGCGGGAGGACCTCTACGAGAAGATCGTCGATCGCGCGCTCGCGTATTGCATCGCGTCGGCGAGCGTCGAGGAGATCGACACCATCAACATCCTTCACGCGTCGATGCTCGCAATGAAGCGGGCGGTCGAAGGCTTGTCGGTTGCGCCGACGCTCGTGAAAGTGGACGGCAATCGCTGCCCGGTGCTGTCGATACGCGCGGAAGCCGTGATCGGCGGCGATGCGCTCGTCAAGCAAATCTCGGCGGCGTCGATTCTCGCGAAGGTCACGCGCGACCGTGTGCTGTGCGAACTGCACGAGGCGCATCCGATGTACGGTTTCAACGTGCACGCGGGCTACGGCACGCCGCAGCATCTTGCCGCGCTGCGCGAACACGGGCCTTGCGAGCATCACCGGCGTTCGTTCGCGCCGGTGCGCGAGGCGCATCTTCGCTTCGGCTCGGTGCTGCCCGATATCGCGCCCGAGGTCATTCAGGCAACCGCCGCGCTGAATGCCGATCCCGAAGCGCATCCGTTCTGAGCGGCCTTGCCGTTCCATTCCAACGTGAAATCCGTCACTTCGCGGGACAACCCGCTCTACAAGCGCCTGAAGGCGCTCGCCGGCTCGACGGCGCAGCAGCGGCGCAGCGGTCACGCGCTGCTCGAAGGTCTGCATCTCGCCGCTGCTTATCTGGACACTGCGGGCCAGCCGGAAACGTGTGTCGTCACCGAAGGCGCGTTGGCGCATGCGGAAGCCCGCGAGATCGTGGCGCGCATCGAAGAGAAGCGCGTGATCGTATTGCCGGATGCGCTTTTCGGACAGCTATCGAGCGTCGTGCACGGCGTCGGGATGTTGCTGCTCGTCGAAAAGATCGAAACGGCGTTGCCCGAACGCGTCGGCGAGACGTGCGTGATCCTCGACGGCATTCAAGACGCGGGCAATGTCGGCTCGATTCTGCGCAGCGCGGCGGCGGCGGGCGTCGGCCGCGTCTTCTGCGCGCCGGGCACCGCGTACGCGTGGTCGTCGAAGGTGCTGCGCTCGGGTATGGGCGCGCATTTTCTGCTGGAAATCTTCGAGGACGTCGATCCGGCCGGACTCATCGCGCGGCTCGACGTGCCGGTGACGATCACGGATTCGCACGGCGCCGTCGCCATCTACGATTGCGATCTGTCGTCGCCCGTCGCGTGGGTGTTCGGCAACGAGGGCGCGGGCGTGTCGCAGGTTTGGCGCGATGCCGTGACGCATCGCGTGACCATTCCGCAGCCGGGCGGCATGGAATCGCTGAACGTGGCGGCTGCGGCGGCCATCTGTCTCTTCGAACAGTGCCGCCAGCAGCGCTGAATCAATAATAGGAAGGCCGCTCCGGCTTGATCTCTTGAAGGATCGTCGTGGCGATTTCCTCGATCGACTTATGCGTCGAGGACAGCCACTTGATGCCTTCGCGCTTCATCATGCTCTCGGCTTCGTTGATCTCGTAGCGGCAATTTTCGAGCGCGGCGTACTTGCTGCCGGGGCGCCGCTCGTTGCGAATTTCCGCGAGCCGCTGCGGGTCGATAGACAGGCCGAACATCTTGTCGCGATGTTCCAGAAGCGGCGTCGGCAGCTTGCCTCGTTCGAAGTCTTCCGGAATCAGCGGATAGTTTGCAGCCTTCACGCCGTATTGCATCGCGAGGTAGAGGCTCGTCGGCGTCTTGCCGCTGCGCGACACGCCCACCAGAATCACGTCCGCTTCGGTCAGATTGCGGTTGGACTGGCCGTCGTCGTGCGCGAGCGAGAAGTTGATCGCCTCGATGCGGTTCTTGTATTCCTCGGTGTCGGCGTTTTGGTGTACGCGGCCCATCGCGTGCGTCGACTTGATTTCCAGTTCGTGTTCGAGCGGCTCGATGAACGTCTGGAACATGTCGAGCACGAGCGCGTTGCAGCGCTTGACGATCTCGTTCGATGCGCTGTCCACGAGCGTCGTGAACACGATCGGACGGCGTCCGTCGAGCGACACGGCTTCGTTGATCTTCTCGACGGTGGCATGCGCCTTGTCGATGGAATCGACGAACGGCACGCGCACGAGCCGGAATTTCTGGTCGAACTGGGCGAGGATCGAATGGGCGAACGTTTCGGCGGTGATCCCGGTACCGTCGGAAACGATGAATACGGAAGGCGGCATCAGCGGTGAACCAGTGGGAACGAGTTGAAAACAGCACGCTCGAACCGGAGCGTGCGCGGTCAGGCGGCCTCGCCTGAGCGTGTGTTACATTGAGCGGCCCAAACGTGTGCGCAGGCGCACCAAGAGGCGTGAAAGACCTCGATTTTGCCGTGGATTTACTGTCCGTGCCCGGACAAATGCGAGAATCGGCACGGTAGAATAGCGGCAACCTGTTCGATAAGCAATTGCGTCGAGATTGAGCCTGATCTTCCTCAATTGACGGGTAGTTCGTGCGTTTTCACCGCATGACTGCGCGATTTTCGGCAAACCGGAGTGCGGTTCCTCACCGCCGCGAAGGCTTATCAAACAGGTTGTACGAGATGCGCCGGCGCTTCCAATGAGCGCCGCCGCATGCGAGCCCACTCGTGCGATCGTGAATTCCATCCACCTTAGGGGCTTGTATGACCAACGCAGTCAATGTTGCGAACGATGTCGCAAAGGATCAAGCGTATGTAGTTCCATTCGAGCAGTTGCGAATGACCGACGTGGAAATCGTCGGTGGCAAGAATGCGTCGCTCGGCGAAATGATCAGCCAGCTTTCCGAAGCCGGCGTCAGCGTGCCGACGGGCTTCGCCACGACCGCGCTCGCATTCCGCGACTTCCTCCATCACAACGAACTGACGGAGCGCATCGCCAAACGTCTCGAGACGCTTGACGTCGACGACGTGAAGGCGCTTGCCGAGGCCGGCAAGGAAATCCGTCAGTGGATCGTCGACGCGCCGCTGCAGCCGCGTCTCGAAGACGAAATCCGCCGTCAATTCGAAGTCCTGCAAAAGAGCTCGCCCGAAGAGCTGTCGTTCGCCGTGCGCTCGTCCGCCACGGCCGAAGACCTGCCCGACGCATCGTTCGCGGGGCAGCAGGAAAGCTATCTGAACGTGGTCGGCATCGAAGACGTGCTCGATCGCATGAAGCACGTGTTCGCGTCGCTGTACAACGACCGCGCCATCTCGTATCGCGTCCACAAGGGCTTCACGCACGCGGAAGTCGCGCTGTCGGCCGGCGTGCAGCGCATGGTGCGCTCGGACGTCGGCGCCGCGGGCGTCATGTTCACCATCGACACCGAGTCCGGCTTCAAGGACACGGTCTTCATCACGTCGAGCTACGGCCTCGGCGAAACCGTGGTGCAGGGCGCGGTGAACCCGGACGAATTCCACGTCTTCAAGACCACGCTCGCGCAGAGCAAATATCCGATCATCCGTCGTTCCATCGGCTCGAAGCTCATCAAGATGGAGTTCACGCAGCCGGGCGAACCGGGCCGCGTCAAGACCGTCGACGTGCCGCACGAGCAGCGCAACCGCTTCTCGATCTCCGACGAAGACGTGATCGAGCTCGCGAAGTACGCGGTCATCATCGAGAAGCACTATCAGCGTCCGATGGACATCGAGTGGGGCAAGGACGGCCGCGACGGCAAGCTGTTCATCCTTCAGGCGCGTCCTGAAACGGTGAAGAGCCAGGCGGCGGGCAAGGCCGAGATGCGCTTCAAGCTGAAGGGCCAGTCGAACGTGCTCGCCACGGGCCGCGCGATCGGC
The Caballeronia sp. M1242 DNA segment above includes these coding regions:
- the rnhB gene encoding ribonuclease HII gives rise to the protein MKAANRSAQRGLDFSSPFDIVCGVDEAGRGPLAGPVVAAAVIFDPAKPRINGLDDSKALSAKKREDLYEKIVDRALAYCIASASVEEIDTINILHASMLAMKRAVEGLSVAPTLVKVDGNRCPVLSIRAEAVIGGDALVKQISAASILAKVTRDRVLCELHEAHPMYGFNVHAGYGTPQHLAALREHGPCEHHRRSFAPVREAHLRFGSVLPDIAPEVIQATAALNADPEAHPF
- a CDS encoding RNA methyltransferase gives rise to the protein MKSVTSRDNPLYKRLKALAGSTAQQRRSGHALLEGLHLAAAYLDTAGQPETCVVTEGALAHAEAREIVARIEEKRVIVLPDALFGQLSSVVHGVGMLLLVEKIETALPERVGETCVILDGIQDAGNVGSILRSAAAAGVGRVFCAPGTAYAWSSKVLRSGMGAHFLLEIFEDVDPAGLIARLDVPVTITDSHGAVAIYDCDLSSPVAWVFGNEGAGVSQVWRDAVTHRVTIPQPGGMESLNVAAAAAICLFEQCRQQR
- a CDS encoding pyruvate, water dikinase regulatory protein → MPPSVFIVSDGTGITAETFAHSILAQFDQKFRLVRVPFVDSIDKAHATVEKINEAVSLDGRRPIVFTTLVDSASNEIVKRCNALVLDMFQTFIEPLEHELEIKSTHAMGRVHQNADTEEYKNRIEAINFSLAHDDGQSNRNLTEADVILVGVSRSGKTPTSLYLAMQYGVKAANYPLIPEDFERGKLPTPLLEHRDKMFGLSIDPQRLAEIRNERRPGSKYAALENCRYEINEAESMMKREGIKWLSSTHKSIEEIATTILQEIKPERPSYY